The Oceanispirochaeta sp. genome includes a window with the following:
- a CDS encoding C4-type zinc ribbon domain-containing protein, with amino-acid sequence LLKRLKSEEASVVPGMNEEILFKFERIIRNKSGLGIVPVLDGICTGCHMILPGQFVNDVRKGEDILFCPYCSRILFHSDESDDQPSEEVFTAQEMGGLSDLVDDFDLD; translated from the coding sequence CTGCTCAAGAGACTCAAATCAGAAGAAGCCAGCGTCGTTCCCGGTATGAATGAAGAGATTCTTTTTAAGTTTGAAAGAATTATCAGAAATAAATCCGGTTTGGGAATCGTTCCTGTTTTAGACGGTATTTGTACTGGTTGTCACATGATCCTTCCGGGTCAATTTGTGAACGATGTTCGCAAGGGTGAGGATATTCTTTTCTGCCCTTACTGCAGTCGTATCCTTTTTCACAGTGATGAGAGTGATGATCAGCCGTCAGAGGAAGTATTCACTGCCCAGGAAATGGGTGGACTTT